From a single Prionailurus bengalensis isolate Pbe53 chromosome A1, Fcat_Pben_1.1_paternal_pri, whole genome shotgun sequence genomic region:
- the LOC122470004 gene encoding olfactory receptor 2T8-like, protein MKNGNTTSYFILLGLFNHTEAKLFLFVIVVTTSFASLVGNAFMIFLIHQDARLHTPMYFLLSQLSLMDMMLVSTIVPKMVTDYLTGEKFISPAGCGLQIFFFITLGGGECFLLAAMSYDRYVAVCHPLRYPILMNWQLCLRMTLGSWVLGAADGLMQAAATLSFPFCDAHEINHFFCEAPTLVRLACADTFVFEYVMYICCVLMLLVPFSLILISYSLILAAILQMRFREARKKAFTTCSSHLSVVGLFYGAAIFTYMQPKSSRSAHHDKVVSVFYTIFTPILNPLIYSLRNREVKLALRKCLGQCSALSHD, encoded by the coding sequence ATGAAAAACGGGAACACCACCTCATATTTCATTCTCCTAGGACTCTTTAACCACACAGAAGCCaaactatttctttttgtgataGTTGTGACAACTTCCTTCGCCTCCCTAGTGGGCAATGCCTTCATGATCTTCTTGATTCATCAAGATGCCCGACTCCACACACCCATGTACTTCCTACTGAGTCAACTCTCCCTCATGGACATGATGCTGGTTTCCACCATTGTGCCCAAAATGGTTACTGACTACTTGACTGGAGAGAAGTTCATCTCCCCTGCCGGCTGTGGGTTGCAGATCTTCTTTTTTATCACTTTGGGAGGGGGCGAGTGCTTCCTCTTAGCAGCCATGTCCTATGACCGGTATGTGGCTGTTTGCCACCCACTGCGATACCCCATCCTCATGAACTGGCAATTATGCCTGAGAATGACTCTGGGGTCTTGGGTCCTGGGGGCAGCTGATGGGCTCATGCAGGCTGCTGCTACCCTGAGTTTTCCATTTTGTGATGCACATGAGATCAATCATTTCTTCTGCGAGGCCCCTACTCTGGTGCGTTTAGCTTGTGCCGACACGTTTGTCTTTGAGTATGTGATGTACATATGCTGTGTGTTAATGCTCCTGGtcccattttctctcattctgatTTCCTATAGTCTCATCCTTGCTGCAATTCTCCAGATGCGTTTTAGAGAAGCCCGCAAAAAGGCTTTTACCACCTGCTCCTCACATCTTTCTGTGGTGGGACTCTTTTACGGAGCTGCAATTTTTACCTATATGCAACCTAAATCCTCCAGGTCAGCTCACCATGATAAAGTAGTTTCAGTGTTCTATACTATCTTCACCCCTATACTGAACCCTCTCATCTACAGTCTGAGGAACAGAGAAGTCAAGTTAGCCCTGAGAAAGTGTCTGGGTCAGTGTTCTGCCTTAAGCCATGACTAA